One region of Chryseobacterium sp. C-71 genomic DNA includes:
- a CDS encoding DMT family transporter — protein sequence MEKKNILKGVLFVGIGASIYGMLATFVKMSYKEGFTTSEVTTAQFVMGFVGLLILNFIQTITSKKTLASPTSKEIKMLMLAGTSLGCTSLFYYLSVQYINVSIAIVLLMQSVWFSVVVESFITKKLPTLRKVISVCIVLLGTVLATNLINLEVTIDWHGIFWGLLAAASFTMTMFTSNTLATGLPVLRKSIIMLSGGSVVILLFLFFAQIGPLHFEGLKSFYLNFTENTQHIRPFDYSIFWKYGFILALFGTIIPPILFNLGFPNTGLGLGSIISSLELPVSVTMAFVLLSEKVILIQWIGIVLILFAIVLMNLPSKKERLISKQFS from the coding sequence ATGGAGAAGAAGAATATTTTAAAAGGAGTGTTGTTTGTTGGTATTGGTGCAAGTATTTATGGGATGTTGGCAACTTTTGTGAAGATGTCTTATAAAGAGGGTTTTACAACCTCTGAAGTCACAACCGCACAGTTTGTCATGGGATTTGTTGGTTTATTGATTTTAAATTTCATTCAAACCATTACATCAAAAAAAACTTTAGCTTCACCGACTTCAAAAGAGATTAAAATGTTAATGCTGGCAGGAACATCATTAGGATGCACAAGCTTGTTTTACTACCTGTCAGTGCAGTACATCAATGTCTCGATTGCTATCGTTCTCTTGATGCAGTCTGTTTGGTTCAGCGTCGTTGTAGAAAGTTTCATAACTAAAAAATTACCGACACTCAGAAAAGTGATTTCGGTTTGTATTGTTTTGTTGGGGACAGTTTTAGCCACAAATTTGATCAATCTTGAAGTGACCATTGATTGGCATGGTATCTTTTGGGGATTATTGGCGGCAGCATCATTTACGATGACGATGTTTACGTCAAATACTTTGGCGACGGGGTTACCGGTTCTTAGAAAAAGTATCATCATGCTGTCGGGAGGTTCGGTTGTTATCCTATTGTTTTTATTTTTTGCACAAATCGGGCCTCTTCATTTTGAAGGTTTAAAATCATTTTATCTGAATTTTACTGAAAATACACAACATATCCGACCTTTTGATTATTCTATTTTTTGGAAATACGGATTTATATTAGCACTGTTTGGAACCATCATTCCGCCGATTTTATTTAATCTTGGTTTTCCAAATACAGGCCTGGGATTAGGAAGTATTATTTCCTCACTGGAACTTCCTGTTTCCGTGACGATGGCGTTCGTTTTATTAAGCGAAAAAGTAATCCTCATTCAATGGATTGGAATTGTTTTAATTCTTTTCGCAATTGTTTTAATGAATCTGCCTTCAAAAAAAGAAAGACTTATTAGTAAACAGTTTTCTTGA
- a CDS encoding undecaprenyl-diphosphate phosphatase, producing the protein MDLIKAIIIAIVEGLTEYLPISSTAHMGFAASLMGLEETEFLKMFQVSIQFGAILSVVVAYWKKFFDLKNLQFYFKLGFAVIPALALGYIFDDKIEAVLGNQIAISSVLVLGGIVLLFADKWFKNPVIHDEKELSIKKAVIIGFWQCLAMMPGTSRSAASIIGGMTQGLTRKAAAEFSFFLAVPTMLAVTVYSVFVKTWGKETANPMKGYEMIFSSQDHIMIFIVGNVVAFIVALIAIKAFIGVLNKYGFKPWGWYRIIVGIALLVYFYWFK; encoded by the coding sequence ATGGATTTAATTAAAGCAATCATCATTGCGATTGTAGAAGGACTTACAGAATATTTACCCATTTCATCAACAGCTCACATGGGTTTTGCAGCCAGTCTGATGGGTTTAGAAGAAACAGAATTTTTAAAAATGTTTCAGGTTTCCATACAGTTTGGGGCAATTTTATCAGTTGTGGTAGCCTATTGGAAAAAGTTTTTTGATCTGAAGAATCTTCAGTTTTACTTTAAATTAGGTTTTGCTGTAATTCCCGCTTTGGCTTTAGGGTATATTTTTGATGATAAAATTGAGGCAGTTTTGGGAAATCAGATTGCCATTTCTTCAGTTTTGGTTTTGGGAGGGATCGTTTTACTTTTTGCGGACAAATGGTTTAAGAATCCTGTCATTCACGACGAAAAAGAATTATCTATAAAAAAAGCAGTAATCATCGGCTTTTGGCAATGTCTAGCAATGATGCCTGGAACAAGTAGAAGTGCGGCTTCAATTATCGGTGGGATGACGCAGGGTCTGACAAGAAAGGCAGCAGCAGAATTTTCATTTTTCCTTGCTGTACCTACGATGTTGGCGGTTACAGTATATTCGGTTTTTGTAAAAACCTGGGGTAAAGAAACAGCAAATCCTATGAAAGGTTACGAGATGATTTTTTCATCACAAGATCACATCATGATTTTCATTGTTGGGAATGTTGTAGCATTCATTGTTGCATTGATCGCAATCAAAGCATTTATCGGAGTACTAAACAAGTACGGTTTCAAACCTTGGGGCTGGTACAGAATTATTGTAGGAATTGCTTTGTTGGTTTATTTCTATTGGTTCAAATAA
- a CDS encoding T9SS-dependent M36 family metallopeptidase: MNCNFTHNINTKSIQILLVLFILIPFSVFSQQQKRLITDYILTNQIKDFKKSDLIDFEIDNVDQSQSLNGEIVKIQQKFKGYPIYNAVGTVLIKNDKVVYFSDSFLKSYNTSTSNVTTLSKENALERIATLLDKKDVVEFQIIENSQAEPTHRNFAKQSQLFVEVNNNLKLAYQFYLREPKSQNTWNILVDANTGEILNKENLTLSCNFHTGAYGHDHSNEIFSESIIKVSASSAFLAPDNASYNVFPLPVEAPTFGNRSVVNNPWILASSPEGWHSTGNTNYTITRGNNVYAYEDTADKDEPGYSPDGGANRNFDFPFSINGTPSFNRNSAITNLFYINNRVHDIFYQFGFTESARNFQQNNFGKGGAGNDYVLAESQDGGGLNNANFTTPSDGSRPVMQMYLWSSVNRYFFYNAPSSAVPRIPQANPAQFGPQLNGTGVTGNIALASNINGCSALPAGSLAGKIALIERGGSANCTFVVKVKNAQNAGAIAAIIYNNAAAVNFPSSMGGTDPTITIPSVLITNDEGEYIKTQLSNSVTVNVTLKSDPATALTPDGSFDNGIITHEYGHGISNRLTGNGSTCLLKSQSKEQMGEGWSDFFALMLTNRPGDNANVPRSIGSYASGQSTNGVGFRPAKYSPDFSINDYTYADTNGMEIEEDSEIVPDVHRIGFVWATMLWDLHWQYAAKYGYSSDVTSNKNSGSARVLQLVTDALKLQACNPTFIDGRNAILSAEMLTTKGEDRCMIWKTFAKRGLGVNALAGNKMNISDQVEDFSIPKDCTEGNSNIAIDRSLVRIYPNPAKDEFFIYLKDYSIGNVYVQIYDMSGKLVLSENRSSPDSRIQVSTRDFESGVYVVKLQGIGIDISSKIIIKK; encoded by the coding sequence ATGAATTGTAATTTTACTCACAATATAAATACAAAAAGCATTCAAATTCTTTTGGTGCTCTTTATTTTAATTCCTTTTTCTGTTTTCTCTCAACAACAGAAAAGGTTGATTACAGATTATATTCTTACAAATCAAATTAAAGATTTTAAAAAATCAGATTTAATAGATTTTGAAATCGATAATGTAGATCAATCCCAATCTTTAAACGGAGAAATTGTAAAAATTCAGCAGAAATTTAAAGGCTATCCTATTTATAATGCTGTAGGAACAGTTTTAATTAAAAACGATAAAGTTGTCTATTTTTCAGATTCATTTTTAAAAAGTTACAATACTTCAACATCGAATGTCACAACATTAAGTAAAGAAAATGCCCTTGAAAGGATTGCGACACTTTTAGATAAAAAAGATGTAGTGGAATTTCAAATAATTGAAAATTCACAAGCTGAACCAACACATAGAAATTTCGCAAAGCAAAGTCAACTATTTGTCGAGGTTAATAATAATCTAAAATTGGCTTATCAATTTTATCTGCGTGAACCAAAATCTCAAAACACTTGGAATATTTTAGTTGATGCCAACACAGGAGAAATTTTAAACAAAGAAAATCTTACCTTATCATGTAATTTTCATACTGGAGCTTATGGTCATGATCATTCTAATGAAATTTTTTCTGAATCTATAATTAAAGTATCTGCATCTTCAGCTTTTCTTGCGCCTGATAATGCAAGTTACAATGTTTTTCCGTTACCAGTTGAAGCACCGACTTTCGGAAATAGATCAGTAGTCAATAATCCTTGGATTCTTGCCTCATCTCCAGAAGGATGGCATTCAACGGGAAATACAAATTATACAATAACGAGAGGTAACAATGTTTACGCTTATGAAGATACGGCAGATAAAGACGAACCAGGGTATTCTCCCGATGGTGGTGCAAACCGAAATTTTGATTTTCCGTTTTCTATTAATGGAACACCATCGTTTAACCGAAATTCTGCGATTACCAATCTTTTTTACATCAACAATAGAGTTCACGATATTTTTTATCAATTCGGATTTACTGAATCTGCCAGAAATTTCCAACAAAATAACTTTGGAAAAGGCGGAGCAGGAAATGATTATGTTTTAGCAGAATCTCAGGATGGAGGTGGTTTGAATAATGCCAATTTCACTACACCTTCCGACGGAAGCAGACCTGTCATGCAGATGTATCTTTGGTCGTCAGTGAACAGATATTTTTTCTATAATGCTCCATCATCGGCAGTTCCTCGGATTCCTCAGGCAAATCCTGCACAGTTTGGTCCACAGCTCAATGGAACTGGTGTTACAGGTAATATTGCTTTAGCTTCAAATATAAATGGGTGTTCTGCATTGCCAGCAGGATCTTTAGCAGGAAAAATAGCGCTCATCGAAAGAGGAGGATCTGCAAATTGTACATTTGTTGTAAAGGTAAAAAATGCTCAGAATGCCGGTGCAATTGCCGCAATTATTTATAATAATGCTGCTGCAGTTAATTTTCCGTCTTCAATGGGCGGCACTGATCCCACAATAACGATACCTTCAGTCTTGATTACCAATGATGAAGGTGAATATATTAAAACTCAATTAAGCAACTCGGTAACAGTAAATGTAACTTTAAAAAGTGATCCGGCAACTGCTCTTACACCCGACGGAAGTTTTGATAACGGAATCATTACCCACGAGTACGGTCACGGAATTTCAAACAGATTGACAGGAAACGGATCTACTTGTCTTTTAAAATCTCAAAGTAAAGAACAGATGGGCGAAGGCTGGTCAGATTTTTTTGCATTAATGCTTACCAACAGACCTGGTGATAATGCGAATGTTCCGAGAAGTATAGGATCTTATGCTAGCGGACAATCAACGAACGGGGTCGGATTTAGACCTGCAAAATATTCACCGGATTTTTCGATTAATGATTATACATACGCAGATACAAACGGAATGGAAATTGAGGAAGATTCTGAAATTGTTCCTGACGTTCACAGGATCGGATTTGTCTGGGCAACAATGCTTTGGGATCTACATTGGCAATATGCCGCAAAATATGGTTATTCTTCTGATGTAACTTCTAATAAGAATAGCGGAAGTGCAAGAGTTCTACAGCTGGTAACCGATGCTTTGAAACTTCAGGCTTGTAATCCTACATTTATAGATGGCCGTAATGCTATTTTATCTGCTGAAATGCTTACCACAAAAGGAGAAGACCGATGTATGATCTGGAAAACTTTTGCCAAAAGAGGTTTAGGTGTAAATGCTTTGGCAGGAAACAAAATGAATATCAGCGATCAGGTGGAAGATTTTTCAATTCCGAAAGATTGTACCGAAGGAAATTCAAATATTGCAATCGACAGAAGTTTAGTAAGAATCTATCCGAATCCTGCAAAAGATGAGTTTTTTATTTATTTAAAAGATTATTCCATCGGGAATGTTTATGTTCAAATCTACGATATGTCAGGAAAGTTGGTGTTGTCAGAGAATAGATCTTCTCCTGATTCAAGAATTCAGGTTTCAACAAGAGACTTTGAAAGTGGAGTCTATGTCGTAAAATTGCAAGGCATAGGAATTGACATCAGTTCGAAAATAATTATCAAAAAATAA
- the rpsA gene encoding 30S ribosomal protein S1 encodes MSKETNSAEVILNQNVAPEQFDWDSFESGLDADARKEKSDLEEIYNGSLSSLNDNDVITGKVVRLTDKEAIVDIDFKSEGVISLNEFRYNPGLKVGDDVEVMVDRREDKTGQLQLSHRKARTLKAWDRVNELHETGEIVNGFVKSRTKGGMIVDVHGIEAFLPGSQIDVKPIKDYDQFVGKTMEFKVVKINPEFKNVVVSHKALIEADIEGQKKEIIAQLEKGQVLEGTVKNITSYGVFVDLGGVDGLIHITDLSWSRVNHPSEILEDGQTVKVVILDFDDEKTRIQLGMKQLEAHPWDALSADMKVGDKVKGKVVVLADYGAFVEIAPGVEGLIHVSEMSWSTHLRSAGDFVKVGDEVEAEVLTLDREDRKISLGMKQLSKDPWENIEAKYPVGSEHVGTVRNFTNFGVFVELEEGIDGLIYISDLSWTKKIKHPSEFCAVGDKLNVVVLELDIQARRLSLGHKQLTENPWDKFETKYAEGTVHAGKAVEVHDKGASVQFEDAEVEAFCPSRLLEKEDGSKIKKGEDAQFKVIEFNKEFKRVVVSHTGIFRDEEKKNAREASNNRSNNNNSNTSSSSNNEERSTLGDIDVLAELKRKMEGGK; translated from the coding sequence ATGTCAAAAGAGACAAATTCAGCAGAGGTTATTCTTAACCAAAACGTAGCACCAGAACAATTTGACTGGGATTCTTTCGAATCTGGTCTGGATGCAGATGCTAGAAAAGAAAAAAGCGATCTTGAAGAAATCTATAACGGATCTCTTAGCAGCTTAAATGATAACGACGTTATCACTGGTAAAGTTGTAAGATTGACTGACAAAGAAGCTATCGTAGACATCGATTTCAAATCTGAAGGTGTTATTTCTCTTAACGAATTCCGTTACAACCCAGGCCTTAAAGTAGGTGATGATGTTGAAGTAATGGTAGACAGAAGAGAAGACAAAACTGGCCAATTACAATTATCTCACAGAAAAGCTAGAACGCTTAAAGCTTGGGATAGAGTAAACGAACTTCACGAAACTGGAGAAATCGTTAACGGTTTTGTTAAATCAAGAACTAAAGGAGGTATGATCGTTGACGTACACGGTATCGAAGCATTCTTACCAGGTTCTCAAATCGACGTTAAGCCAATCAAAGATTACGATCAGTTCGTAGGTAAAACTATGGAGTTCAAAGTTGTGAAAATCAACCCTGAGTTCAAAAACGTAGTAGTATCTCACAAAGCATTGATCGAAGCAGATATCGAAGGTCAGAAAAAAGAAATCATCGCGCAGCTTGAAAAAGGTCAGGTTCTTGAAGGTACTGTTAAGAATATTACTTCTTACGGTGTATTCGTAGATCTTGGTGGTGTAGACGGATTGATCCACATTACAGACCTTTCTTGGTCTAGAGTGAACCATCCATCTGAAATCTTAGAAGACGGACAAACTGTGAAAGTGGTTATCCTTGACTTTGATGACGAGAAAACAAGAATCCAATTGGGTATGAAGCAATTAGAAGCTCATCCTTGGGATGCTCTTTCTGCTGACATGAAAGTTGGTGATAAAGTAAAAGGAAAAGTAGTAGTTCTTGCTGACTATGGTGCATTCGTAGAGATCGCTCCAGGTGTAGAAGGATTAATTCACGTTTCTGAAATGTCTTGGTCTACTCATTTGAGAAGCGCAGGAGATTTCGTAAAAGTAGGTGACGAAGTTGAAGCTGAAGTACTTACTTTAGACAGAGAAGACAGAAAAATCTCTTTAGGTATGAAACAATTATCTAAAGATCCTTGGGAAAATATCGAAGCTAAATATCCGGTAGGTTCTGAGCACGTTGGGACTGTAAGAAACTTTACAAATTTCGGTGTATTCGTAGAATTGGAAGAAGGTATCGACGGATTGATCTATATCTCAGATCTTTCTTGGACTAAGAAAATCAAGCATCCATCAGAATTCTGTGCAGTAGGTGATAAATTGAATGTTGTAGTTCTAGAACTAGACATCCAGGCTAGAAGATTATCTCTAGGTCACAAGCAATTGACAGAAAACCCATGGGATAAATTTGAAACTAAATATGCTGAAGGAACTGTACACGCTGGTAAAGCTGTAGAAGTACACGATAAAGGTGCTTCTGTACAATTCGAAGATGCTGAAGTAGAAGCTTTCTGCCCTTCAAGATTATTAGAGAAAGAAGATGGATCTAAAATCAAAAAAGGTGAAGATGCTCAATTCAAAGTAATCGAATTCAACAAAGAATTCAAAAGAGTAGTAGTTTCTCACACAGGTATCTTCAGAGACGAAGAGAAAAAGAATGCAAGAGAAGCATCTAACAACAGATCTAATAATAACAACAGTAACACTTCATCTTCTTCAAACAACGAAGAAAGATCGACTTTAGGTGATATTGATGTATTAGCTGAATTGAAAAGAAAAATGGAAGGAGGTAAATAA
- a CDS encoding alpha/beta fold hydrolase, with protein sequence MTKFKNIITGISLTITTTLAFSQIKPLDAALSNYQYPFEVHFKDLNSQKQNLKMAYMDVKPRKSNGKTIMLLHGKNFNGAYWEKTAKDLSDKGFRIIIPDQIGFGKSSKPQSYQFSFAQLASNTKAILDDLEIDKIIVLGHSMGGMVATRFTLMYPENVEKLILENPIGLEDYKALAKYQTVDEAYQSELKNTAESYKNYQLKFYYDNKWKAEYQPWLDLIAGWTLHKDYPQVAWNAALTSDIIFNQPVVYEFKNIKTPTLLIIGTRDRTAIGKDRAPKEIQPTMGQYQELGKKTQQQIAGSKLVELENVGHLPHIEVYDKFWNALYDFIK encoded by the coding sequence ATGACCAAATTTAAAAATATTATCACTGGAATTTCACTTACGATCACCACAACGCTGGCTTTTTCACAGATAAAACCTTTAGATGCAGCGCTTTCAAATTATCAATATCCTTTTGAAGTTCATTTTAAAGATTTAAATTCTCAAAAACAAAATCTGAAAATGGCCTACATGGATGTGAAGCCTAGAAAATCTAACGGAAAAACCATCATGCTTCTGCATGGGAAAAATTTTAACGGAGCGTATTGGGAAAAAACGGCAAAAGATTTATCAGATAAAGGTTTCAGGATAATTATTCCGGATCAGATTGGCTTTGGGAAATCTTCAAAACCTCAAAGTTATCAGTTTTCATTTGCGCAGTTAGCAAGCAATACCAAAGCAATTTTAGATGATTTGGAAATTGATAAAATTATTGTTCTCGGTCATTCAATGGGTGGAATGGTTGCTACAAGATTTACTTTAATGTATCCCGAAAACGTAGAAAAATTAATTCTCGAAAATCCAATCGGATTAGAAGATTATAAAGCTTTAGCGAAATATCAAACTGTCGATGAAGCCTATCAATCTGAATTAAAAAATACCGCAGAATCATATAAAAATTATCAGCTGAAATTTTACTACGACAACAAATGGAAAGCAGAATACCAACCTTGGTTAGATCTTATCGCAGGCTGGACTTTGCACAAAGACTATCCACAAGTCGCCTGGAATGCTGCGTTGACGAGTGATATCATTTTCAATCAGCCCGTAGTTTATGAGTTTAAAAATATTAAAACGCCAACCTTACTGATAATCGGAACAAGAGACCGAACCGCCATCGGAAAAGATCGTGCTCCAAAAGAAATTCAGCCAACGATGGGGCAATATCAGGAATTAGGTAAAAAAACGCAACAGCAAATTGCTGGATCAAAATTGGTAGAATTAGAAAATGTAGGTCACCTTCCGCACATTGAAGTTTACGATAAATTTTGGAATGCTCTTTATGACTTTATTAAATAG
- the truB gene encoding tRNA pseudouridine(55) synthase TruB, translated as MTAEQLLEGHIFLLDKPLDWTSFQAVNKMKYKLKSEFGLPKKFKIGHAGTLDPRATGLLIVCTGKFTKKIPEIQDAPKEYWTEIKIGVQTESYDTEKPEILQQDIAHITEEDVKEALEKFLGEIEQKPPIFSAIKIDGKRAYDMARAGQEVEMKSRKTTITYIKDVEINFPLVSFTVGCSKGTYIRSLAHDIGQKLGVGAYLTQLRRTKIGDYNVEHATSDFLENDYRFENL; from the coding sequence ATGACAGCAGAACAGCTTCTCGAAGGACATATCTTCCTTTTAGACAAACCTCTGGATTGGACTTCTTTTCAGGCGGTCAATAAAATGAAATACAAACTCAAAAGCGAGTTTGGTCTTCCGAAAAAATTTAAAATCGGTCATGCAGGAACCTTAGATCCGAGAGCGACAGGTCTTTTGATTGTTTGCACGGGTAAATTCACCAAAAAAATCCCTGAGATACAAGATGCTCCAAAAGAATATTGGACGGAAATTAAAATCGGAGTTCAGACAGAATCTTACGACACCGAAAAACCTGAGATTCTTCAGCAAGATATTGCTCATATTACAGAAGAGGATGTAAAGGAAGCTTTAGAGAAATTTTTAGGAGAAATTGAACAGAAACCACCTATTTTTTCAGCCATAAAAATAGATGGAAAAAGAGCTTACGACATGGCGAGAGCAGGGCAGGAGGTTGAGATGAAATCAAGAAAAACAACCATTACTTATATAAAAGATGTGGAAATCAATTTTCCGTTGGTGAGTTTTACAGTTGGCTGTTCGAAGGGAACATATATCAGAAGTTTAGCGCACGATATTGGTCAGAAATTGGGAGTTGGCGCATATTTAACCCAATTAAGACGAACAAAAATAGGCGACTACAACGTTGAACATGCAACCAGTGATTTTTTAGAAAACGACTACAGATTTGAGAATTTATAA
- the rplS gene encoding 50S ribosomal protein L19: protein MDLLKYVQDKYITKKEFPEFKAGDTITVYYEIKEGQKTRTQFFKGTVIQLRGTGSTKTFTIRKMSGDVGVERVFPINMPALQKIEVDRRGRVRRSRIYYFRDLRGKKARIKDAAYKKK from the coding sequence ATGGATTTATTAAAGTACGTACAAGACAAGTACATTACAAAAAAAGAATTCCCTGAATTCAAAGCTGGTGATACAATCACTGTGTATTACGAGATTAAGGAAGGTCAAAAAACTAGAACTCAGTTCTTCAAAGGAACTGTAATCCAATTGAGAGGAACAGGTTCTACAAAGACTTTTACAATCAGAAAAATGAGTGGTGATGTAGGTGTAGAAAGAGTTTTCCCTATCAACATGCCTGCTCTTCAAAAAATCGAAGTTGACAGAAGAGGTAGAGTTAGAAGATCTAGAATTTACTACTTCAGAGATCTTAGAGGTAAAAAAGCGAGAATTAAAGACGCTGCTTACAAGAAGAAATAA
- the rluF gene encoding 23S rRNA pseudouridine(2604) synthase RluF, whose product MEKTRINKYLSEVGFCSRRAADKLLEEGRIKINGKVPELGTKVSDEDVVEVDGKPIRENDESPIYIAFNKPVGIVCTTDTKREIDNIIEYINHPKRIFPIGRLDKPSEGLILLTNDGDIVNKILRGKNNHEKEYLVRVDKPLNSKFLEKMRNGVPILDTVTKKCEVERIDDMTFRIVLTQGLNRQIRRMCEFLGYEVKKLKRIRIMNIKLDMPLGKWRDLTAEELSELNMMLDGSSKTFD is encoded by the coding sequence ATGGAAAAGACACGTATCAATAAATACCTTTCGGAAGTTGGTTTCTGCTCAAGAAGAGCAGCAGATAAGCTTTTGGAGGAAGGAAGAATAAAAATCAACGGTAAAGTTCCTGAATTGGGAACTAAGGTTTCTGATGAAGATGTAGTAGAAGTTGACGGAAAACCCATTCGTGAAAATGACGAAAGCCCTATTTATATAGCTTTCAACAAACCTGTTGGAATAGTTTGTACTACAGATACAAAGCGTGAGATTGATAATATTATTGAATACATCAACCATCCGAAAAGAATTTTCCCCATCGGAAGATTAGATAAACCGAGTGAGGGTTTGATTTTACTGACCAACGACGGTGATATTGTCAACAAAATTCTGAGAGGAAAAAACAACCACGAAAAAGAATATCTGGTAAGAGTTGATAAACCTTTGAACTCAAAGTTTCTCGAAAAAATGCGAAATGGTGTTCCAATCTTGGATACCGTTACCAAAAAGTGTGAAGTTGAGAGAATTGATGATATGACTTTTCGAATTGTTTTGACGCAAGGTCTTAACAGACAGATCAGAAGAATGTGTGAATTTCTAGGCTATGAGGTGAAAAAACTAAAGCGTATAAGAATTATGAATATCAAATTAGATATGCCTTTGGGGAAATGGAGAGATTTGACCGCAGAAGAACTGTCCGAACTAAATATGATGCTTGATGGCTCGTCAAAAACGTTTGACTAA